The following proteins are encoded in a genomic region of Methanocella sp.:
- a CDS encoding ABC transporter ATP-binding protein has product MSIIGGRGVTKYYDSLLAVDHVDFSIDEAECFGFLGPNGAGKTTIMKMIYCRIPVTSGNIQVDGLSVRESPRKIKSAIGVATQEDNLDTDLTVYENLWVYSRYFDLPASRSRRRIDELLSFFDLDKKRDTTVDDLSGGMKRKLSVARALINDPKILILDEPTTGLDPTARRQIWDTVIRLGSEGKTVILTTHYMDEAQELCDRIGLVFGGRILEYGSPDEIIGRVIGTNVCELYVPDEQKLDEARKSLHGSIEQVGSRLFVYGSDAEALQRQCEAATGVRQNVRQATLEDVFLKLTGRNIK; this is encoded by the coding sequence ATGTCGATAATCGGGGGCAGGGGCGTTACCAAATATTATGACAGCCTGCTTGCCGTGGATCACGTCGATTTTTCCATCGACGAGGCGGAGTGCTTCGGCTTTCTTGGCCCGAACGGCGCGGGAAAGACCACGATCATGAAAATGATATACTGCCGCATACCGGTCACGTCCGGCAACATTCAGGTCGACGGGCTCAGCGTGCGGGAGTCACCCAGAAAGATCAAAAGCGCCATCGGCGTGGCCACGCAGGAGGACAACCTGGATACCGACCTGACGGTCTACGAGAATCTCTGGGTCTATTCCCGGTACTTCGACCTGCCAGCCTCAAGATCACGCCGGCGTATCGACGAGCTCCTGTCCTTCTTCGACCTGGATAAGAAGAGAGACACGACGGTGGACGACCTGTCGGGCGGTATGAAGCGTAAGCTCAGCGTCGCCCGGGCGCTCATCAACGACCCGAAGATCCTCATCCTCGACGAGCCGACCACGGGCCTGGACCCGACGGCACGGCGCCAGATCTGGGACACCGTCATCAGGCTCGGCTCGGAGGGAAAAACTGTCATCCTCACGACGCACTACATGGACGAGGCCCAGGAGCTCTGCGACCGCATCGGCCTCGTTTTCGGCGGCAGGATACTGGAGTACGGCTCCCCCGACGAAATAATCGGCCGCGTCATCGGCACGAACGTCTGCGAGCTCTACGTGCCCGACGAGCAAAAGCTGGACGAGGCCCGGAAAAGCCTGCACGGGTCCATCGAGCAGGTGGGGAGCCGCCTATTCGTCTACGGCAGCGACGCGGAAGCGCTGCAGAGGCAGTGCGAGGCAGCCACCGGCGTGAGGCAGAACGTTCGGCAGGCCACCCTGGAGGACGTTTTCCTGAAGCTTACGGGGAGGAATATCAAGTGA
- a CDS encoding ABC transporter permease — protein sequence MIDLPSWRARHIWYRDWEVFRKNAVTNILPYFAEPLLFILALGYGLGLFVGQIGGISYAQFLAPGILSSSAMFAASYECTYSTYVRMIFQKTFEAVLCTPVSIEDIVLGEVAWGATKSLISGACIFIVIWAMGLAKLESAIVIIPVVVLVGFMFSSLSIFFTSIVPTMDAFNYYFTLLLSPMFLLSGVFFPIDHMPSIVTGLAWLLPLTHAVNVIRPAAMGQYSASFTFEVLWMAVFTLIFYGIATVLMKRRLKD from the coding sequence GTGATAGACCTGCCGTCGTGGAGGGCACGCCACATCTGGTACAGGGACTGGGAAGTCTTCAGGAAAAACGCCGTCACCAATATCCTGCCCTATTTCGCAGAGCCGCTACTTTTTATATTAGCGCTGGGCTACGGCCTCGGCCTGTTCGTGGGCCAGATAGGCGGAATAAGCTACGCCCAGTTCCTGGCGCCGGGCATCCTGTCCTCGTCGGCCATGTTCGCCGCCTCCTACGAGTGCACGTATTCCACTTACGTCCGCATGATTTTCCAAAAGACTTTCGAGGCGGTCCTGTGCACGCCCGTTTCCATCGAGGACATCGTGCTGGGCGAGGTTGCCTGGGGGGCCACGAAGAGCCTGATCAGCGGCGCCTGCATCTTTATCGTGATATGGGCGATGGGCCTGGCAAAGCTCGAGTCGGCCATAGTTATCATACCTGTGGTCGTCCTCGTGGGCTTCATGTTCTCCTCTTTGAGCATCTTTTTCACGTCCATCGTGCCCACTATGGACGCCTTCAACTATTATTTCACGCTCCTGCTATCGCCGATGTTCCTGCTGTCTGGCGTCTTCTTCCCAATCGACCATATGCCCTCCATCGTAACGGGCCTCGCCTGGCTCCTGCCTCTTACGCATGCCGTCAACGTCATCCGGCCGGCGGCTATGGGCCAGTATTCGGCCTCCTTTACCTTTGAGGTTCTCTGGATGGCTGTCTTCACGCTCATTTTTTACGGCATCGCTACCGTATTGATGAAGCGGCGCCTGAAAGACTGA
- the thiD gene encoding bifunctional hydroxymethylpyrimidine kinase/phosphomethylpyrimidine kinase, whose product MSHYTALTIAGSDSGGGAGIEADLKTFQALGVHGTCAITAITSQNTLGIQGVFDVPVKVIESQIDSIMADFDIAYAKTGMLSRADTIECVARKAKLYGLKLVVDPVMVAESGGRLLNPDAVDSLKRLILPLAEVATPNVFEASVLSGIKVQDLDSAKEACQVIHGMGVKNAVVTGGHMGGVDVLYDGRFRIFEGDLVKGGTHGTGCTHSSAITAYLARGETAENAVLKAKAFVKRAVQNSMDVGHGVRPVNPGGIR is encoded by the coding sequence ATGAGCCACTACACGGCGCTGACCATAGCGGGATCCGATTCCGGGGGCGGCGCAGGCATCGAGGCCGACCTGAAGACGTTCCAGGCGCTCGGCGTCCACGGCACATGTGCCATCACAGCCATCACATCTCAAAATACTCTCGGCATCCAGGGAGTATTCGACGTTCCTGTTAAAGTCATCGAAAGCCAGATCGACTCGATAATGGCCGATTTTGACATAGCCTACGCGAAGACGGGGATGCTTTCCCGGGCAGATACCATCGAGTGCGTGGCCCGCAAGGCGAAACTGTACGGCCTGAAGCTCGTGGTCGACCCGGTCATGGTGGCGGAATCCGGGGGGCGTCTGCTGAACCCGGACGCTGTTGATTCATTAAAAAGGCTGATACTGCCGCTGGCCGAAGTGGCGACACCGAACGTGTTCGAGGCATCCGTGCTCTCGGGCATTAAGGTACAGGACCTCGACTCGGCGAAGGAGGCCTGCCAGGTTATTCATGGCATGGGAGTTAAGAATGCCGTGGTCACGGGCGGCCACATGGGCGGCGTTGATGTTCTATACGACGGTCGATTCCGTATATTCGAGGGCGATCTGGTAAAAGGCGGCACCCACGGCACCGGCTGCACGCACTCGTCCGCCATCACGGCCTATCTCGCGAGGGGTGAAACGGCCGAGAATGCCGTGCTGAAGGCGAAGGCCTTTGTCAAGCGCGCCGTGCAGAACTCGATGGACGTGGGGCACGGCGTAAGGCCGGTGAACCCGGGCGGCATCCGGTAG